The Acetonema longum DSM 6540 genome has a window encoding:
- a CDS encoding (Fe-S)-binding protein has protein sequence MEKTKNVNELIRKVNQCVRCGQCRSVCPIFRELGVESSVARGKLALLRDYLSGKDVSAGAVNELLSKCLLCKTCGAQCPSGVHADELVLAGREVMVERQGLPLIKKAVFAVLKRRALFDLGLTMAALGQDIGLKRNPGSRLGAVSRFPMPGLAKRRVIAPFAAKPLRKQFPETVRVTAPQARVALFAGCMANYIYADAGKAAIEVLTAHNIEVVLPKWQHCCGFPLITSGDAESGRLMGRHNIQVFSELQVDAVITLCGSCGSAWRHEYPRLFAAEPEYLAKAEAIAEKTYDILEYLADIFPLNQDLLGPVNMKITIHDPCHLVRGMGVARQVRKVVKVIPGVQLVEMKEADRCCGSGGSFNLSYYELSREINDRKIDNIAATKADTVVAGCGSCRMHLIDGLCQKGQLQNVIHTIQLVAQSIEAKRAALLSHLPSLDKTL, from the coding sequence ATGGAAAAGACGAAAAATGTAAATGAATTGATTCGCAAAGTGAATCAATGCGTCCGCTGTGGTCAGTGCCGTTCCGTCTGTCCGATCTTTCGCGAACTGGGCGTTGAGTCTTCCGTTGCCAGGGGAAAACTGGCTTTATTGCGAGACTATCTGAGCGGGAAAGACGTTTCTGCCGGCGCTGTGAATGAACTGCTGTCCAAATGCCTATTGTGCAAGACCTGCGGCGCTCAGTGCCCCAGCGGCGTCCACGCCGACGAACTTGTGCTGGCCGGACGCGAGGTGATGGTGGAGCGTCAGGGACTGCCGCTGATCAAAAAAGCGGTTTTTGCGGTGCTAAAAAGACGTGCCTTGTTTGATCTTGGTTTGACTATGGCTGCACTGGGCCAGGATATCGGCTTGAAACGGAATCCAGGAAGCCGCCTGGGCGCAGTGTCCCGTTTTCCCATGCCCGGTCTTGCCAAAAGGCGGGTTATCGCCCCTTTTGCCGCCAAGCCTCTTCGCAAGCAGTTTCCGGAAACGGTCAGAGTCACAGCTCCCCAAGCGAGAGTCGCTTTGTTCGCAGGCTGCATGGCCAACTATATCTATGCTGACGCCGGTAAGGCAGCCATTGAAGTATTAACGGCCCACAACATTGAGGTTGTATTGCCTAAATGGCAGCATTGCTGCGGTTTCCCCCTCATCACCTCCGGCGATGCTGAAAGCGGCCGCCTGATGGGCCGCCACAATATCCAGGTTTTTTCCGAGTTACAGGTAGATGCGGTCATTACCCTGTGCGGTTCCTGCGGCAGTGCCTGGCGTCACGAGTATCCCAGACTTTTTGCGGCCGAGCCTGAGTATTTGGCAAAGGCGGAAGCTATAGCAGAAAAGACCTATGATATTTTGGAATATCTGGCCGATATATTCCCGCTGAATCAAGACCTGCTCGGCCCTGTGAATATGAAGATCACCATTCATGATCCCTGCCATCTGGTGCGGGGGATGGGAGTGGCCAGGCAGGTCCGCAAGGTCGTCAAGGTCATCCCGGGCGTGCAGCTGGTGGAAATGAAGGAAGCGGACCGCTGCTGCGGCTCCGGGGGCAGTTTCAATCTGTCCTATTATGAATTATCGCGGGAAATTAATGACCGCAAGATCGATAACATTGCGGCGACTAAGGCCGACACGGTTGTTGCCGGCTGCGGTTCCTGCCGCATGCATCTGATTGACGGCTTGTGTCAAAAAGGGCAGCTCCAAAATGTGATCCATACCATCCAGTTGGTTGCCCAATCCATTGAGGCCAAACGGGCTGCTCTCTTGTCACATTTGCCCAGTCTAGATAAAACATTATAG